In the Buteo buteo chromosome 8, bButBut1.hap1.1, whole genome shotgun sequence genome, TTGTGCCAGTTCCCACCAGAACCACAGACACTCGGGCTGCTCAGCACCCTGACCTGCCCCCCAGGTTCAGGAACTGAAGCTCACAGGGTCAGGCACTGAAGGGGAGGTTCTACAGCTAAACCGACGTTTGAGAGCGCTGCTTACCTGGGTACTGCATACCGTActgctgctgaggctgagccTGCGGCTGCTGAGCAGGGTAACCAGGCTGTTGGTACTGTTGATACATCTGACCTAtagattaaaaatgtatttagttGAAGCCCAGTACCCTAGCTATATTATAAACACACAGTGGACAACACCCTAACAGTTCAAAATCACAGAACCACCCTCTCACAACatgtaaaaacttttttaaaaaaatctgaacacaGTGAAGTTTGATGACCGACTGAAATCAATCTGCAGATTTTAGCTTCTGAACCATACTGTTCTAAAGATTAAATGATATTTATCTATCTCCAACAGAATCAACAGTTCTAATTTGGTATGTGAGGCTTActgtttcacattttcagaGGAGGCCAGAAGCCATGCACCTTAATTAGTGCTACTCTGGTGGGTAACAGAGCAGGAATTTTTAAACATCTTGATAACTGCTCCAGAACTTACACTGTAAATTAAAGTACTTCAAAAGTTAAACACATCCTCAGATTGTCTGTTTATATTAGGTTTTTAAGACCATTTCTGCATCAAAGTACTGTAAGCAGAGTGGTACATTATTTATTCTGACCACATTTTCCAGATAAGTCATCCATCTCTTAGTATCTGACTTGCTGTAAGCCAAGTTTTCTTAAGAGACCCAGGGGTACACACcctaaagcaaaaataaaaccatacgTTCTTAAGCTTGGATATTCCAATTCAATGCTAATTTTTCCTAAATGCACTGTTTCCAATTTCTTGGCAAGAAGAGGCTGAATATTTGTTTAGACTTAACCTATGTGCCCTGTTTAGGCTTTatgcttctgctgtttttcagtttaGTAACAGGCACAgtcaaagaacaaaaccaattaTCTGCCAAAACTAAAGCTTAGCTGAACTGAAGCAGACATGGAAACTTTACTATTATAAAGTGTTACTGTACTATTATTCATTCCGCAAAGATCAGCAGACTCTGTAAATGTACTGTAAACTGTATCTTCTGAACTGCACGAAGACAAAAGCAACTCGGCTCTGCTCCAAGTCCTCACAGACCCCTGTGCACACTGCTTTAAAAGAActccttatttcttcttttctctgtgttacTTGCAGCTGAAAGCAACGGTATTTTACATTCACACTAAGGTGCTCCAAGTATTTTATAGTGGTGCAGTTGTTCAAAATATGATTTGGTATGCAATTACTGTGGGATGAAGAGAGTGCTAAACACAAGGCTTGAAGAGAATTTAAGCCTGTTAACTTGATAATTAAGAATCAGAAACACAGaatgcatgttttctgtttcttaaactCAGTTGTTAAAGGGAAGTTCTGGCAGAAGGATGCAGAGGCTGCCTGTCTCGAGATAGTTCTCTACAGGCTAACACAGAGACCACACTGGCACCTGCTGGAAAACTCAGGTAAAGGGATAGAAAAGAAACGGCATAGAGTTTTTCCAAAGTGTTTCGAGAAGGCGTGCTGTCTTCACCAGCGCTGAAGCGTTAGTGAGGAGCAGAGAGGTGCTCCAGTGCCGTTCAAGAAAACATTCTTAATTTACAGCCAGGAATGCAGTCAGAGATCCTATGGGTCCTTAAACACACAGACTTTTCCCTCTCACTGGATTTTTACTCTGAAAACAAGATGAGCTACAGCATCAGTGTCTGTTTTTGTACTTAGCAGTGCTTACTGTAGTCAAGGTTCTGCCAGCATCTACCACTGTTCCTGTGCACTGAAACAGCCATTTTAACTTGATTCAGAAAAAAGACCAAATAGGTATATTCATACAACATTCTTTTCCCTAGAAGATCATGAAGTGCTTACATGAATGAACTTCTACATCTATTTCAGCAAAGACTAGAAAAGTGTCCATACTTGGTTCTCATCTGTGTTCAGCAACTGGATTCAGTGGTAGAAAAGCACAGGCATGCCCCAAGAGACAGCACTATACTGAAACATCTTTGTTGTATTAATTTAATTCAAACTAGAGAATGCTTAAAACTTCATCGGGGAGGCAAGCCATTCATTAGTATCTGCACAAAGTGCAGTGAGGTGACTTGGTATTCATAAATAATACAACTGGTAACCAATTATAATCATCATAACATCATTTATTGGCAAataatgctattaaaaataatcccTGATATACCAGTATGATTGATGTGTGATCAGCATCACCATTTTACTTAAATCCTCAAAAtactgggaaggtgaggaggaAGCACAACttggggtgttttggttttttaagtaaactagtattttaaaactagttttaaaattagtttctaACAAGAACATGCTCTGCACCCGCAGTGCCTTTTGCGTGAGCCAATCCTGTTGAAAACCTAACCATCAAAACATATCCAAAGTTCTGGCTGGGCCATGGCCCTGCACTGGTTCTCATCTTGGCTGCGCAAGGGACAGCGAGACAGGACAGGACAGCACAGGTCCTCAAATTACCACTGGACCGAGGTGCTATCAAACAGCGAAGTATGGAAAGCTACTCCATGTCTCAAAGGAAAGTCTCTGAACACTTTGGATAAAAGCAACTTACTTCATGAAAAAAACTCCAAGGCTGATAATCACACATATATTACCCAGCTTTGGTAAGAGACTGCTATTTACCATATGCGTACAATACACAGCATAAGCGCTCCCACTAGTATTTCTGATGAACAAAGTGCAATAATGACTTCTAAGCTCTTCCTAAGAGCTGATGCATCCTATTTTATCCATAGGGTGAAGAAAATATAATCTATACTTAACATATTTCAGTGGCAATAATAAAAACTGCATAAACTGCAGACCAAAACCTTCATTATTAGTGCTGTTGTACTTTTACgcacaaaaaaagaagacttgGGCAAAGGTGTAGCACAGttcagtggtttggttttttttttaaaaaaaaacaacctccaAAACACTATACTTTCCTTGACCCaagttttgaaaaatcattACATCTACTCTGATACATAAGCCTAGACAACTTCTTTCCCAAGTAAGGTGAGTTTTGCTGAAACAAgtactttttcccttccctggtGTTAGCAGCCATTCAGGATTCCAGCCTAGTGCTGCTAGTGCTTTCAAAtgtttcacttttctgtttcagttctaGTTTAACATCAACACTTAAAACCTCATACCTTATTGTATTAAAGTAAAAGTAAAGTAAAAACACTAAATTCATAAAATGCAAATTCCATAGCTGAgagtatatttttcaaatattaagtTTTCTGGCTGCTGACAGAAGAACCTGAAGCACTTTTCCAAAAGTTACTTCCACACACAAATGCCAAACAATTCTATCTTTAAGCTACAAAGATgcctcttgctctttctttatATCACTTGACTAATTCTTAGGGAAGCaagcgggggcggggaggagcgCTAAGCAGCAAAACAAGTGTTTTGTAAGCTCCACTGTAACCAACAGCATTTGTGTCTGCTTAAATATTAAGCCTAACTACAAGTTGCTCAAATACTCTGCTCGCTCAAAATATTACTAATGCCCTTTAGGCAAGACATTCCAAGTGACTGTGGATACTGTGATCACCCTCAATAATGCCTCTCATGTGTCTCAGCAGTACATCACTACAGAAGGCAACAGAGGGTTGTAACTTGTTTCTACACCAACATAGAAACACCTTTATGTTGTACCTCGTACAAAGGTAGAAATACCAAAGCAAGTCACTCCACAAACATTTTCATCCAGAACTATGCAGGTCTGAAGGCTCAGCGCTCTTAGAAAATACCAATAGGAAAATGATGCCCAAATGTAGCAAACCTCTGAATAGGTTTATTTTTACAAGTCAAATAACATGCAAAAGGGCATAGTACAAAGGAATCTGAATACCAGAGTTAAGACCTTAAGGTTGAAAGGAGAGCCAGCTGAGGGTCTCAAGGGTTAcacagggaacctgcagtgCATAAGATGGTTACAAGGTTTAACCCGACTAGCACAGAGCCCTACATAATGAAGCAGCAATGCAATAATGACTCTGTTTTGTTAGGTAGAAATGATGGgtaaacaacatttttaattcatagTAGTCAAGCCAACAAACTGTTAGTGAGTGAAAGCCTGACACATCACACAGCGTATGATATGAACTAAGATCTTCAGATAGCTTTGAAGTGCAGCATATATAAATCTGCCTTACAGTAAAGTGAGCACGGATGCAAGTGAAAAACAGTACCATGAAAATCCTCCTCGTGTTACATCACCTACCCTTTTAAATAAAGCTACTGCTCCACCTGCTGTTTCTATATTGAACAACAcctgaggaaaaaagtttttctgcCCAGTGGCACAGATTGATCTGTAGTTTGGTATTGACTTTGGGTGTGCTAGTTGGAGTCATAGCTACGATCACTCAGACACCATCATTCACGTCTTAAATAGCAGAAAAACATGCTGCTTACCTTCCACCTGACCAGTCTGTGGCTGCGTTCCAGGGTATGGTGGCTGCTGTGCCTGAACACCAGGGGGGTGggctgcagaagaggaggaagcgATGCTGTCCGGTGTTCCCGATCGCTCTTCTGCAGGGGCACTGGGTGGTCCTAGAGGAGCGAGAACAAAATACGGTATGTGAAATGAAGAGAGTTTGAATAAAAACAGCCTAATACAAGACCATTCCCTTGCaaagtttttaacattttttccagttttccatagATTTACATCTGAGAGTGTCACATCCAAACTAAAACTAAATATATTTGCACATCTAAACtctcctttgaaaatatttgggggGGAATTTTCCACCTGTCTTCTAGGTCACTCTAATTTCATCCTTCCAAGGAACATGACTCATTTGTGGGATAAAACCCCCCATGACAACATGTTCTTTCCACAGCTTCAAGTGTTAACCTTGCACACATACACTGAAGACTTGCTATGTTGGGACAAAACATGCACCTATCTACCTATTCTTTCTCATCTGGAGCAAAGGTGAAAGGCTGCGTGAAGCTGTTCAAATGCACTAGTGTTTCACTGTGGCCCACATGGGCCCAGGCAGCAAAGTGTTTTACCAATAGTTGTATGGCATgtgaacagaaaaatcacactCCCAGACAGGATATGGCAGGTTTCAGTCTAAAAGCAATTGTCAGCTTtcataattctgaaaatattccagCTAGCACCCAAAGAAAGCATAGAAACAGAGAGTTCGGATTTTCTCTACATTAGCAAGAAGTTCTGAAATACACATGCGAACAGGTATAATACACtacaattaaatgcaaaatactttgttAGAAACAAGGGGTCTTAAACCTGGATCTTTCCAGCTCTTAGGTATATGAATGCTACCTATGAGACACTACTTTCAATTACATGCTTAACATGAAGCACAAGTACTAGAATTGCTGCAAATTCACTTTCAAGTTTAAGAACATTACATTTACACACATAAATATGCATCCAACAAGCCCTTAATTGTGTTTTCATGTTACCCTTATTAGGGGGGAAATGAATCAAATCTGCCTAATTCTGGGTTTGCCTATATATGCATAACTGCAGGATTATAGCTTTAGAAATGGGATTTCTTACGTCCTGCTTAAATGGTCCTCTGTGAAGTTCTTTGTACATTCAAAGCATGGTCAAGTCAGTTCACTCTATCAGAATAATTATGGAGACATATAAACATGGAAGTATCACTGATGCTACAGCTACGATCAAAGCATTAACTGACACTGAGGCTTGTACCAAAAGACAAAACAACTCCTTCAAAAATCAGCTCCAATTTGCCGCTAGTTGTACTTCATATTCTGTCACTTCATTGTTCAGAGATAGCCCATTGTAAGTTTTCAAGTACCATCAAACCTTTATCTGATTTGTGAAATAACCATGCTGTGACAATACCCAAAACGTGCCATGGAGGAAAAGATCACTCAGCAGGCCTGATCCAGGTAGCAGTACCCCAATCTGAAGACAACCACTCTGTCTGCAGATACAACTTTGGATCCTGCACAGTCACAATCACGCAGTGCAGCTCTATTCCTATCAGTCCACACTTTTGCCAAGGCAGCCGTACTGTAGAAACAAGCTCCAGTTGCTATTAGTTTTCCCATCTGTATCATTACTTCACACATCATACAAGATTTACTTGCTCTGAAGTTGAGAGTACACAGCAAATCCTGTTAGCTACAGCAGTTCTATTTTCAGATTTCAATGCTACCTTAGGCCTTGCCAGATCCATGCAGAGTCTGCGCAAAATTACTTCTCTATATTCTGCATCACACTCCCCATTACATTCTACATTGCTTTTCTAACTTCAGTTATCCTGTCTTAAGTTGACTGCATTCAGTTTAGTATAATCAGTTTTATATGTTTAGCACTCTACTACTAGGCAGGGCCAACAGTCATGCAGCTCTTCAAGAAGAGTAAAAAAGTTGACactatttactttttaaatgaaacagagaaagggTGGGGTCGTACAAAACATTCTGACTGACCCAAGCAGCAGAAGCACAAGCCAAGAACAGGAACTGCAAGATCAAACCCTAAGGCAGAGCAGTGGATACTGTTTTTCTATCACTGGCAGATACCAATTAAGTTACTTTACACAATAGctttaaataattcaaataaaatattttaagccaTTTTCTACTTCAAGCTAAAACACAATGCTAAAACCAACAGCAACATTTCAACATTTTGTGTACAAAAGTTAGCACACGCAGTTAACACCACTTTAACATACCACGTTTTAggattctgaaaagaaagagtgaACACAGAACACAGCTTAatacatacaaaatacaaatactttgtCACAAATCAAGATTTGAGTCATTGATTACGAACAggttttgccttccttttcGTAAGACTTATTCTTACCTGACACCTGATCATCTGTCAAGCCAAATGCTGACATGACATTCTTGCTGATTTCATCCTGGTTCTTTAGCGGATCAAATGCAGACATGCTTGCTGCTATAACTTGAGTAGATGGCTTAACATTagagtcagcagcagcaggcttttCTTCCCTACCATCTACAGCATCTACAGAACAAAATGCCCAGTTATTAATTCTTGAGAACTGAAACACCATCATACATACATATCGTACTACAGCAACTTTAAAACTGCATAGCTGTGGGGTTAAGTGTTTTAACTGTTGAAATGCTTATGTTAGGATAACAGTGATGTATCTGAAACTGTGATTAATCACAAAGCTTAGGTTTCATTCATTGCACAATTACTTAAAGATACACTGACACTGTGGAGTATCAGTATCACGTATCACTTTGTCTTAGATTCAAAGGTACAAGGCTCCTGCTTCAAACAAATTGTTCTGGTATGACTTGCCCACAGAGaattcaaaatgaagaaaacttacAAGATAGGTTCCAGTTTATTATAGTGTTTTATCAACTGaagtttttggtttgttctaTCCCCTTCTCCCCAAATTCTTCCTAAGCTGACAGGTGAAGTTCATCCCTTTGCAATTATGTAAGTAACACTGCATCACTCAGAAACCCCTTACCTAGTAGAGTGCTACATTTTCTCTTAAAGGAGGAAGTGCAGATAGGGTTTAGACCAGCTAGTTTTGTTTACACACTAAGATCATCATCCTAACCTCCTTCCAAATAGTTTATAACCAGAATCCACGCTATGCCACTGAAATTAGTAATCGCTAATATTGTAGGAACAGGGGCTGGGATTTTTTAGacaacaaaaccaataaaacctcaaagcataaaatacaaaagtaacGTTTCCTAAAAGAAAGGCTGGAGTTCTTGGTTCACCTCTTTAATCAGAACACTGTATTCCATGACTTTGtgtcattattttctgtgtCCAGCTTATCCAAAATCTGTAGTTAGGCACACAGAGGTATAGTTTTTACAGTACAACAGCCCTAAGCTAAGAGGTCAATGCCTTAGAACTGGGAGAGTAAGACTTCCTTCCccattttcccctcctcccataATCCTTTCCCACCCCTACCTGCACCCTTGTGCTGCTTACCCTGAGACAGCTCTGATGCTGGTCTGAGCTCAAAATATGTGGATTCAATTTCCTAACCTGGCAAAAAAAGTGGATATAGTTTTTGCTGAATTCACTTTTTACTGTTTTAGTGAATCAAACTCGCTTAGCAACATGACAAGATAAGCACCAGAGCTAGCCCAAAGTAAGCAGCGGGAGTGTTCGGCTGGGAGCAAGAACTCTTCAGCAACAACAAACTATTAATTCAGCTCAAAGCCCTCTCAAAATGTTGTTGTGACTCACAAGTGTTAGTTACAGCATTTTCATACATTGCAACAAAACCTCAGACTTCGAAGTTTTATTCCTAAATTAACTTGGTGCTTTACTCCAgatcatttaaacaaaaattttgcCTCTGAAATAACTGAAGCATTAAGAATTAAGTTCTGAAACATCAAGCAACAATTAAGAATGATCAAAACCAGTAGTCAAGCCtccatttttcactttgttaaACAGCACACAACTCTGCAAATCAAACCGAACAATTCATTGCCAGGCTGCCTACCACTTTCAGGCAGATTACTGGAAAGCTCTGGTTCAGCTGGTGGTTCTAAACAGTCCAGTAAACGATTGACTTTATTGCGAAGTTCTATCAGCTCTCGACGCAGGTATTTCACCTGATTAGATTCTAGAGGTCTTGGTTGTCCATTCACTGCAAAACAGCAATTAGAGGAATTTAGGACTGTAGTAACATTTTGACATCCAGTTTaaaacttcaaaggaaaaaaaaaaatcccaactttTACTTACTTGTAGCATCATCATCCTCTGTGGAGTTCAAAGTGACAAAGCTTAGTCAACACAGATTGAACTCATTCTAGAGCTTACTGTTCCTTTAATATAATCTCAGTTCAGCATAATCCACAGTACCAGAACTGCAGAGTAAAGTCTCCAGTAAATTTCTGCATTGTTTACTCATTTCTATGAATATACCCTGAACAATACAAATACCATACTTGGTTGTGGAAAGCTGTCCCTTTAGAAAGTGCCTTTAGAACTAATGCAGCATACACAACACTGCTGCAATTCATGAATAAGGGTAGTGTCCAAGTTATAGGCTGCTTGCTATTGCTCGGAACTGTGCTAATTTACCAATAGTAGCTTGAAAATAAAGAACTATTTTATACAAAAGCCAAAGGATAAATGTTAAAATCTATTCAACTTTAAGCAATTAATGTTAAGTTTTTAGCAGTGTACCAATAACACTGCAAGATAATCATCACCTTAAACTTCTCACGCACCTGTgaagaaaaccccacaaatgCTAAAGAGTGGAAGataacatggaaaataaaatgaagaaaaaaccaTTGaccacatatatatgtatgccaAATACTTTAAGCAatcttataaaaagaaatagtttcagTTTCTGTAAGTTCAGATGTCACATGAAACatcaagagagaaaacagatatCATGTATTAatccagtatttttaacttACTGATTTCATTCTTCTGAGGTGACAAACTGAAAGGTTTTTGTACCTTCCAGTGAAGCCCACTGCCTGAattttaataaactttattgaagaaaaagacaaacaatCTTCTATACTTACCAAACAACGTCAGCTTAAGTATCCTACTGCATTGAATTGCAAAGGAAAGATCGGAGCTATCAAAAATTGTTATAAGATCGCCATctgaaaagaacatgaaaaagttacattaaaagcaaagccCGTTAACCACTGAACTTCACACTAGAGCAGAACATTAGTTACTTCATTACTCAAAAATAACTTCCCCTATTTGATTCTGAAGTTACtaggaaaaaagtttattattttaGCGCGAGAGTCAGTGTGCAGGGAAATTATGCAcagaaggcaagaaagaaacATGACTGGCTCCAAAAGGGAGTCTTCTGACATTAGCCCCTTGAAAGTTCCATATAGCTCATCATTCTTTTATGCTTACATACAGGATGAAACATTAGAGCTAAGAGTTCACAAAGCCCAACACCAGAAAGAATGATGCTGCTGGTTAATGTTATATGCCTATTTCAAGAGGGTCCAAAACGATGATGTTCATGAGAGTCAAGACAGGTGGCACAAGCCAGTCccaattcatttttaaaaaaacaaaacacgcGTGTTAACAAGGGAAAACTTTAAGTGATTAGAACACTTTCTCAGGTTATACTCAGAACACTGAGGTGCAAGACTGATTTTCAACAAGGGAATGAGAATAAAGTTCCTGTGTAAAAGTGAATAGTAAAAATATCTATCAGCCTTAACACACAAATAGGAATGAAGACATCAAAGTAGTCAGAAGAAAACTCTCTCAAACCAGGAATTTGACATGAAGTGTCAACTCTtagccatttatttttgtgtgtcaGATTTCAGAGGAACTCCCATCCCGATGCATCCTAATGAATTTGCACATTGCTACCAGTCACACAAACTATGTTAGAACTGTATGGGATCCTTTATTCTTAAGATACAAAGGGCTATGCATAAATCACTGAACACGTTTAATCCTATTAATACCCAAAAGAGATACCAAGTTCCCATTAACTCTGGTCTCTCACAACTTTTAACCCGAGTCAAGACAATCCACATTAACATCTTTGCTTACTCAGCAAGATCACAGATAAAACAAGACTGTTCTCTTTGGCAGGAGAGATTTTCTGCTGTCTTAACATATTCAACAGATTATTAACAGATTAAATGAATGTAAATTAGGCAGTGCAAAGGGAAGAGTGGGAACACGTTATCAGAAAAACGTGTGTACTcgcagagggaaagagaagggataGCTGGACCACTTCCTTCCAGAACAGCTTGATGACTGGGAACTGAGATGAGACACTATCTAGTGAAGCTTCACCTTCAGAAGCAACAGCATTAGACAAATGACACACAGGTTGGAACAAAGGCAACTCCAGGCTGCCAATGTTCCTCCCTAAAGCAGCTACAAGGAGGGTCTGTGGACAGacacagaaacatgtttttaattacCAGATTACTGCCTAAAAATTCTGAGCTATTCCTTATGCATTGGTGACAAAGTTCCAGCTGTAGAAAAGTTATGGTTAGAATTTTCAATTAAATGAATGCTTCAGTATGAACAGTCATAAAACACATGATGGAAAgttgaaaaaaccccacaaaatttGAAGAACTACATGCTCTAATTTTGTCATACCTGACTACAAGTAACACCTCTGCAATGGAAGGCTTTCTTAGTACAGTACCATTAATAACACGTAACAATGCCTGTCAGTCTTCAAATAAGTCGCTTTctaacaaaataaacaagaaatcTTACAAATACTAACAAACTGATGacatataaattaattttcaagttttcaggaaagaaatattgTTGTCTCCAAAGTCTTTTTTTGCATCCGATATCGCATTTGCACTTTCACAATCTCAAAAAACATTGGTTGATACAGTATCAGTCACGGATTCACTAAGCAGAGACTGGAAAGTCTCCAAGAATGGAGGCTCCAAAACCCCACTAGACAACCTGCTCCAGTGACACACTGCCCTCCTGCCCAAAACTCAGGCTCAACCTCTCAAACTGCAGTTTATGACTGCTGCCATCTGGTACTACTGAGAAGAGTTTAGATTCAATGGTCTTGGCAACTCCCGCTCAGTTAGCTGGAGGCTGCTGTTAGCTctgccctcagcctcctcttcagCACGCCGAACAAGCCCAGCTCCTTAAACGCTCCCTGTAGGCCACCTATCCTAGGCCCCCCCTGTCCTCACAGCATCCTGCTGGACCCCCTCCAGCTTCTCCAAGTCTTTTTAGCCTGGGGTACAGGCAGCAAAACTGACCACAGACTTCCTGGTGGGGACTCCCCAGTGCCAGGAAGGGGAGGGTAATAGAGTCCCTGTTTGCCATTATGATCCATAACAAGACTTACACAATCAGACCTCAACAAGTAACTATATGAAAGTTAGTCCTTTCTCTTTGGCAGTAAAGtgagggtgggggtggggggctgtcgtggtttaaccccagccagcaactaagcaccacacagccactcactcactttcccccccgcagtgggatgggcgagaaaatcaggaaaagtagtaaaactcgtgggttgagagaagaacggtttaatggaatagaaaagaagaaactaataatgataacactactaaaatgacaacagtaataataaaaggattgggatatacaaatgatgcacagtgcaattgttcaccacctGTCaatcaacacccagttagtaCTCGAGCGGTgatccccccatccccactccccccagtttatatactagatgtgacgtcacatggtatggaataccctgttggccactttgggtcagctgtcctggctgtctcccgtcccaacttcttgtgtccctccagctttcttgctggttgggcatcagaagctgaaaaatccttgacttagtataaacactacttagcaacaactgaaaacatcagtgtgttatcaacattcttcttatacctaatcaaaaacatagcactgtaccacctactaggaagacaattaactgtatcccagcttaaaccaggacagggggctggggggagtgTTACCTCCAACTCAAACACTTCCTCCAGCTTTTCAGTATCCTTTCCTAAATGCTGATATCAAAATCCACCCGTGTTTTGACACAAAGCCCTTCTATTCCATATTCTCCTGGTAACACAAAAAATGATAATTACTTCTCTTGCCAATGCACAACATTGGCAGACCATCTGATGATGCTTTTCGGTCGCACCAGTCAATACTCAGATTCACTGCCTGAACAAGGGTGCGTGTTCTAAAAAGTTTATCCTGCAAAGccaaatgaaaatgtatatTAATACACATGGTTTACATGGATTAATGTCACCCAAAAGAATCCATACCATTCCATCTTATTCTCCCTCACCTATTTTAACATTTAGGTTGAAGTCATTAAGAATAATGATTaaagtttctattttaaattgctAGCAGAAAATAAGGCTGAAAAGCACCAAGTACACAATCTTGTTAGATGCATAAAGTCAGTTCTATGATTTCTATTGACAGCCATCAAGCTATTAGCCAAGTAGAGCATATGCTAGGATTTAAGGTATATGTATATGTCAAGCCATGCAGAAGTCTGACAATTTAAGTATATGAGATTTATCAaacaaacttttcattttaaggaatGTCAATGAAGCTTAATTCCTGTTATTGTGATATAGATAGGAATATAcaatgttaattattttctgttgagAAGTAAAACAGACTTTCCTTAATTTTCTCTGTTAACCTTGTTATTTCAAGAACTTACCTTTCTCGTTTTTACCAGGGAcatatttttcagtctctaCAATTTCCCCTGTACCCTAAATATTCCCTGCTATGccaattataatttttttttttaatctttagtATAAGCTAATGACTCCCTTAACTTACCAATGGACTGGAAAGTATTTTTGCATTAA is a window encoding:
- the TFG gene encoding protein TFG isoform X3, translated to MNGQLDLSGKLIIKAQLGEDIRRIPIHNEDITYDELVLMMQRVFRGKLLSNDEVTIKYKDEDGDLITIFDSSDLSFAIQCSRILKLTLFVNGQPRPLESNQVKYLRRELIELRNKVNRLLDCLEPPAEPELSSNLPESDAVDGREEKPAAADSNVKPSTQVIAASMSAFDPLKNQDEISKNVMSAFGLTDDQVSGPPSAPAEERSGTPDSIASSSSAAHPPGVQAQQPPYPGTQPQTGQVEGQMYQQYQQPGYPAQQPQAQPQQQYGMQYPAGYPQQQTPSQQAQQFPAYSQPAAPAPAAAFPGQPQQLPAQQPPQYPGGSYPPQPYTTQASQPAPYSGPPGSQAAPGTYQPRPGFTPPPGSTMTPPPSGPNPYARSRPPFGAQGYTQPGPGYR